A genome region from Anolis carolinensis isolate JA03-04 chromosome 6, rAnoCar3.1.pri, whole genome shotgun sequence includes the following:
- the rab5a gene encoding ras-related protein Rab-5A isoform X1 yields the protein MANRGAARPNGPNAGNKICQFKLVLLGESAVGKSSLVLRFVKGQFHEFQESTIGAAFLTQTVCLDDTTVKFEIWDTAGQERYHSLAPMYYRGAQAAIVVYDITNEESFARAKNWVKELQRQASPNIVIALAGNKADLANKRAVDFQDAQSYADDNSLLFMETSAKTSMNVNEIFMAIAKKLPKNEPQNTGANSVRGRGVDLTEPTQQTKSQCCSN from the exons ATGGCCAACCGAGGAGCAGCTAGACCCAATGGTCCCAATGCTGGGAATAAAATATGTCAGTTCAAGTTAGTTCTTCTGGGAGAATCTGCAGTTGGAAAGTCAAGTCTGGTGCTTCGTTTTGTAAAAGGCCAGTTTCATGAATTTCAGGAGAGCACAATTGGAG CTGCTTTTCTAACACAGACCGTATGTCTTGATGACACAACagtaaagtttgaaatttgggatACAGCTGGTCAAGAAAGATACCACAGTTTGGCACCAATGTATTACAGAGGAGCACAGGCAGCTATAGTTGTATATGATATTACCAATGAG GAATCTTTTGCAAGAGCAAAGAATTGGGTAAAAGAACTCCAGAGGCAAGCAAGTCCTAACATTGTAATAGCTTTAGCCGGAAATAAAGCTGATCTAGCTAACAAAAGGGCTGTAGATTTTCAG GATGCGCAGTCTTATGCAGATGACAACAGCTTATTGTTCATGGAGACATCAGCTAAAACATCAATGAATGTAAATGAAATATTCATGGCAATTG CTAAAAAGTTGCCGAAGAATGAACCACAGAATACAGGGGCCAATTCTGTTAGAGGACGAGGAGTAGACCTTACTGAACCAACACAACAAACCAAGAGTCAATGCTGTAGCAACTAA
- the rab5a gene encoding ras-related protein Rab-5A isoform X2, with amino-acid sequence MANRGAARPNGPNAGNKICQFKLVLLGESAVGKSSLVLRFVKGQFHEFQESTIGAAFLTQTVCLDDTTVKFEIWDTAGQERYHSLAPMYYRGAQAAIVVYDITNEDAQSYADDNSLLFMETSAKTSMNVNEIFMAIAKKLPKNEPQNTGANSVRGRGVDLTEPTQQTKSQCCSN; translated from the exons ATGGCCAACCGAGGAGCAGCTAGACCCAATGGTCCCAATGCTGGGAATAAAATATGTCAGTTCAAGTTAGTTCTTCTGGGAGAATCTGCAGTTGGAAAGTCAAGTCTGGTGCTTCGTTTTGTAAAAGGCCAGTTTCATGAATTTCAGGAGAGCACAATTGGAG CTGCTTTTCTAACACAGACCGTATGTCTTGATGACACAACagtaaagtttgaaatttgggatACAGCTGGTCAAGAAAGATACCACAGTTTGGCACCAATGTATTACAGAGGAGCACAGGCAGCTATAGTTGTATATGATATTACCAATGAG GATGCGCAGTCTTATGCAGATGACAACAGCTTATTGTTCATGGAGACATCAGCTAAAACATCAATGAATGTAAATGAAATATTCATGGCAATTG CTAAAAAGTTGCCGAAGAATGAACCACAGAATACAGGGGCCAATTCTGTTAGAGGACGAGGAGTAGACCTTACTGAACCAACACAACAAACCAAGAGTCAATGCTGTAGCAACTAA